Proteins from a genomic interval of Pantoea deleyi:
- the ssb1 gene encoding single-stranded DNA-binding protein SSB1 produces the protein MASRGVNKVILVGNLGQDPEVRYMPNGGAVANITLATSESWRDKQTGENKEITEWHRVVLFGKLAEVAGEYLKKGSQVYIEGQLRTRKWQDQGGQERYTTEVVVNVGGTMQMLGGRQQGGNGGGNNNGWGQPQQPQGNNNQFSGGAQSRPQQQQPQSAPASNNNEPPMDFDDDIPF, from the coding sequence ATGGCCAGTCGTGGCGTTAACAAAGTGATTCTTGTCGGGAATCTGGGTCAGGATCCGGAAGTACGTTATATGCCCAATGGCGGCGCGGTTGCGAACATTACGCTGGCGACGTCTGAGAGCTGGCGTGACAAGCAGACCGGTGAAAACAAAGAGATCACCGAGTGGCACCGTGTGGTGCTGTTTGGCAAGCTGGCCGAAGTCGCGGGCGAATACCTGAAAAAGGGATCGCAGGTTTACATCGAAGGCCAGCTGCGTACCCGTAAATGGCAGGATCAGGGTGGCCAGGAGCGTTACACCACAGAAGTGGTCGTGAACGTCGGTGGCACCATGCAGATGCTGGGTGGCCGTCAGCAGGGCGGCAACGGCGGTGGCAACAACAACGGCTGGGGTCAGCCGCAGCAGCCGCAGGGCAACAACAACCAGTTCAGCGGCGGCGCGCAGTCCCGTCCGCAGCAGCAGCAGCCACAGAGTGCGCCTGCCAGCAACAACAATGAACCGCCAATGGATTTCGACGACGATATTCCGTTCTGA
- the uvrA gene encoding excinuclease ABC subunit UvrA, producing the protein MDKIEVRGARTHNLKNINLTIPRDKLIVVTGLSGSGKSSLAFDTLYAEGQRRYVESLSAYARQFLSLMEKPDVDHIEGLSPAISIEQKSTSHNPRSTVGTITEIHDYLRLLFARVGEPRCPDHDVPLAAQTVSQMVDQVLSQPEGRRLMLLAPVIKDRKGEHTKTLENLAAQGYIRARIDGEVCDLSDPPKLELQKKHTIEVVIDRFKVRDDLSTRLAESFETTLELSGGTAIVADMDDADAEELLFSANFACPVCGYSMSELEPRLFSFNNPAGACPTCDGLGVQQYFDPDRVVQNPELSLAGGAIRGWDRRNFYYFQMLRSLADHLSFDIEAAFGSLPDNVQKVILYGSGKENIEFKYINDRGDTSVRRHPFEGVLNNMERRYKETESSAVREELAKFISNRACASCEGTRLRREARHVYVENTTLPTISEMSIGHAMSFFGNLKLSGQRAQIAEKVLKEIGDRLSFLVNVGLNYLSMSRSAETLSGGEAQRIRLASQIGAGLVGVMYVLDEPSIGLHQRDNERLLGTLIHLRDLGNTVIVVEHDEDAIRAADHVIDIGPGAGVHGGQVVAEGTVDEIMAQEASLTGQFLSGKREIAVPEARVKGDPAKVLKITGARGNNLKDVTLTLPVGLFTCITGVSGSGKSTLINDTLFPIAQRALNGATIAEPAPYRDVAGLEHFDKVIDIDQSPIGRTPRSNPATYTGIFTPVRELFAGVPEARSRGYNPGRFSFNVRGGRCEACQGDGVLKVEMHFLPDIYVPCDQCKGKRYNRETLEVKYKGKSIHEVLEMTIEEAREFFDAVPALARKLQTLMDVGLSYIRLGQSATTLSGGEAQRVKLARELSKRGTGQTLYILDEPTTGLHFADIQQLLEVLHQLRDQGNTIVVIEHNLDVVKTADWIVDLGPEGGSGGGEILVAGTPETVAECEKSHTARFLKPLLQK; encoded by the coding sequence ATGGATAAGATCGAAGTTCGTGGTGCCCGCACCCATAATTTGAAAAACATTAACCTGACCATCCCACGCGACAAACTCATTGTGGTGACCGGCCTGTCAGGCTCCGGTAAATCCTCACTGGCGTTTGATACGCTGTATGCGGAAGGTCAGCGCCGCTATGTAGAGTCGCTCTCTGCGTATGCGCGCCAGTTTCTTTCGTTAATGGAGAAGCCGGACGTCGATCACATCGAAGGTTTGTCGCCCGCCATCTCTATCGAACAGAAATCCACGTCGCACAACCCGCGTTCTACGGTGGGAACCATCACCGAGATCCATGACTACCTGCGTCTGCTGTTTGCCCGCGTGGGCGAACCGCGCTGCCCGGATCATGATGTGCCGCTGGCGGCGCAGACCGTCAGCCAGATGGTCGATCAGGTGCTCTCGCAGCCGGAAGGCCGTCGCCTGATGCTGCTGGCGCCGGTGATTAAAGATCGCAAGGGCGAACACACCAAAACGCTGGAGAACCTGGCGGCGCAGGGCTATATCCGCGCGCGCATCGATGGTGAAGTGTGCGACCTCTCCGATCCACCAAAGCTGGAACTGCAGAAGAAACACACCATCGAAGTGGTGATTGACCGCTTTAAAGTGCGCGACGACCTGTCGACCCGCCTGGCGGAATCGTTTGAAACCACGCTGGAGCTTTCGGGCGGCACGGCGATTGTCGCGGATATGGATGATGCCGACGCCGAAGAGCTGCTCTTCTCGGCTAACTTCGCCTGTCCGGTCTGTGGTTACAGCATGAGCGAACTGGAGCCGCGCCTCTTCTCGTTCAACAACCCGGCCGGTGCCTGCCCGACCTGTGACGGCCTGGGCGTGCAGCAATATTTCGATCCCGATCGTGTGGTGCAGAATCCGGAGCTTTCGCTGGCGGGCGGCGCTATCCGCGGCTGGGATCGCCGCAACTTCTACTACTTCCAGATGCTGCGTTCGCTGGCGGACCACCTCAGCTTCGACATTGAAGCCGCGTTCGGCAGCCTGCCCGACAACGTACAGAAGGTGATTCTGTATGGGTCAGGTAAAGAGAACATCGAATTTAAGTACATCAACGATCGCGGTGACACTTCAGTGCGCCGCCATCCGTTTGAGGGCGTGCTCAACAATATGGAGCGCCGCTACAAAGAGACCGAATCCTCTGCGGTGCGCGAAGAGCTGGCGAAATTCATCAGCAACCGCGCCTGTGCCAGCTGTGAAGGCACCCGTCTGCGTCGCGAAGCCCGTCACGTCTATGTCGAGAACACCACGCTGCCGACCATCTCGGAGATGAGCATCGGGCATGCGATGTCCTTCTTTGGAAATCTGAAACTCAGCGGCCAGCGTGCGCAGATCGCCGAGAAAGTCCTGAAAGAGATTGGCGATCGCCTGAGCTTCCTGGTGAACGTCGGCCTGAACTATCTTTCGATGTCACGTTCTGCCGAGACCCTGTCCGGCGGTGAAGCGCAGCGTATCCGTCTGGCGAGCCAGATCGGTGCCGGGCTGGTCGGCGTGATGTATGTGCTGGATGAGCCTTCTATCGGCCTGCACCAGCGCGACAACGAACGTCTGCTCGGCACCCTGATTCACCTGCGCGATCTCGGTAACACGGTGATCGTGGTTGAGCACGACGAAGATGCGATCCGTGCCGCTGACCATGTGATCGACATCGGCCCGGGTGCCGGTGTGCATGGTGGTCAGGTCGTTGCGGAAGGCACCGTGGATGAGATCATGGCGCAGGAAGCGTCGCTGACCGGCCAGTTCCTGAGCGGCAAGCGTGAGATTGCGGTGCCGGAAGCGCGCGTCAAAGGCGATCCGGCGAAGGTGCTGAAGATTACCGGCGCGCGCGGCAACAACCTCAAGGATGTCACGCTGACGCTGCCGGTCGGACTCTTCACCTGCATCACCGGCGTCTCCGGCTCCGGTAAATCGACGCTGATCAACGACACGCTGTTCCCGATTGCCCAGCGGGCGCTGAACGGCGCGACCATCGCGGAACCGGCGCCCTACCGCGATGTGGCGGGTCTGGAGCACTTCGACAAGGTGATCGACATCGACCAGAGCCCGATCGGTCGAACTCCGCGTTCTAACCCGGCCACCTACACCGGCATCTTTACGCCAGTGCGTGAACTCTTTGCCGGCGTGCCGGAAGCGCGTTCGCGTGGCTATAACCCGGGCCGCTTCAGCTTCAACGTGCGCGGCGGACGCTGTGAGGCCTGTCAGGGCGACGGCGTGCTGAAAGTCGAGATGCACTTCCTGCCGGATATCTATGTGCCGTGCGACCAGTGCAAAGGCAAACGCTACAACCGCGAAACGCTGGAAGTGAAGTACAAGGGCAAGAGCATTCACGAAGTGCTGGAGATGACCATCGAAGAGGCGCGTGAGTTCTTCGATGCGGTGCCGGCGCTGGCGCGTAAGCTGCAGACGCTGATGGATGTGGGTCTCTCCTATATCCGTCTCGGCCAGTCGGCGACGACGCTCTCCGGCGGTGAAGCGCAGCGTGTGAAACTGGCGCGTGAGCTTTCCAAGCGTGGCACCGGCCAGACGCTCTACATTCTGGATGAGCCAACCACCGGTCTGCACTTTGCCGATATCCAGCAGCTGCTGGAAGTGCTGCATCAGCTGCGCGATCAGGGCAACACCATCGTGGTGATTGAGCACAACCTCGACGTGGTGAAAACCGCCGACTGGATTGTCGATCTCGGCCCGGAAGGGGGCAGCGGCGGCGGTGAAATCCTGGTGGCGGGCACGCCAGAGACCGTCGCGGAGTGTGAGAAATCCCATACGGCGCGCTTCCTCAAGCCGCTGTTACAGAAGTAA
- a CDS encoding NAD(P)-dependent alcohol dehydrogenase, with product MNITHAYAAQDAKSKLAPFDFKPRELRDHDVQLEVLFCGVCHSDLHQARNEWKNTIFPVVPGHEIVGRVTAVGPQTQKYKVGDLVGVGCMVDSCRSCPSCQQGLEQYCENGFVGTYNGEDRETGVITYGGYSTSMVVDESFVLRIPENLELAGVAPLLCAGITTYSPLRHWNVGPGKKVGIVGLGGLGHMGVKIAHAMGAHVVLFTTSESKIEDGKRLGADKVVISKDPAQMAQHANSFDFILNTVAAQHDLNPFITLLKLDGNMTLVGAPEHDHPAPQVFNLIFKRRSIAGSLIGGIAETQEMLDFCGQHNITSDIELIAMDQINDAYERMLKSDVKYRFVIDINTLREQPAA from the coding sequence ATGAATATTACGCATGCGTATGCTGCTCAGGATGCAAAATCCAAACTGGCACCGTTCGATTTCAAGCCGCGTGAGCTGCGCGACCATGACGTCCAGCTTGAGGTGCTGTTCTGTGGCGTTTGCCATTCAGACCTGCATCAGGCCCGTAATGAGTGGAAAAACACGATTTTCCCTGTCGTGCCGGGTCATGAAATTGTCGGTCGCGTGACCGCCGTTGGCCCGCAGACGCAGAAATATAAAGTCGGCGATCTGGTTGGCGTGGGCTGTATGGTGGACTCCTGCCGCAGCTGTCCGAGCTGTCAGCAGGGGCTGGAGCAGTATTGCGAAAACGGGTTCGTCGGCACCTACAACGGTGAAGATCGCGAAACCGGCGTGATCACCTACGGCGGTTACTCCACGTCAATGGTGGTGGATGAGAGCTTTGTGCTGCGCATTCCCGAGAACCTGGAGCTGGCGGGCGTCGCACCGCTGCTGTGCGCCGGTATCACCACCTACTCTCCGCTGCGCCACTGGAACGTTGGCCCGGGCAAAAAAGTGGGCATCGTCGGGTTAGGCGGTCTGGGCCACATGGGCGTGAAGATTGCCCACGCAATGGGCGCGCATGTGGTGCTGTTTACCACCTCGGAATCTAAAATCGAAGATGGCAAACGTCTGGGTGCCGATAAAGTCGTGATCTCTAAAGATCCGGCGCAGATGGCGCAGCATGCCAACAGCTTCGACTTTATTCTCAACACCGTGGCGGCGCAGCACGATCTCAACCCGTTCATCACCCTGCTGAAGCTGGATGGCAACATGACGCTGGTCGGTGCGCCGGAGCACGATCACCCGGCGCCTCAGGTGTTTAACCTGATCTTCAAACGCCGCAGCATTGCCGGTTCACTAATCGGCGGCATCGCGGAAACGCAGGAGATGCTCGATTTCTGTGGTCAGCACAACATCACCTCAGACATTGAACTGATCGCGATGGACCAGATTAACGACGCCTACGAACGCATGCTGAAAAGCGACGTGAAGTACCGCTTTGTTATCGACATCAACACGCTGCGCGAACAGCCTGCCGCATAA
- a CDS encoding MmcQ/YjbR family DNA-binding protein — protein MNNSDLLTYCMSKPGAEQSVHSDWKATQIKSNGVLFAMVHEAKGRPAISLKSTPALAELLREEHSDIIPSEHLNKSHWSTLFLDGSLKDSQIYYLIDASWQQVAAGR, from the coding sequence ATGAATAACTCAGACTTACTGACCTATTGTATGAGCAAACCGGGCGCGGAGCAGAGCGTCCACAGCGACTGGAAAGCGACACAAATCAAGAGCAACGGTGTGCTGTTTGCGATGGTGCACGAGGCCAAAGGGCGGCCCGCGATATCGCTGAAATCGACGCCGGCGCTGGCCGAGTTACTGCGCGAAGAGCACAGCGACATTATTCCCAGCGAGCACCTGAATAAGTCCCACTGGAGCACGCTGTTTCTCGACGGCTCGCTGAAAGATTCGCAGATCTACTATCTGATCGACGCCTCCTGGCAGCAGGTGGCGGCGGGGCGGTAG
- a CDS encoding secondary thiamine-phosphate synthase enzyme YjbQ, with product MWHQQTLTLSAKPRGFHLVTDEIVASLSGLRDIKTGLLHLLLQHTSASLTLNENCDPTVRSDMEQHFMRHVPENAPYQHDYEGRDDMPAHIKSSTLGVSLLLPVQRGRLVLGTWQGIWLGEHRIDGGARRIVATLQGESS from the coding sequence ATGTGGCATCAACAAACCCTCACGCTGAGCGCGAAGCCACGCGGCTTTCATCTGGTCACCGATGAAATTGTCGCATCGCTCTCCGGCCTGCGGGATATCAAAACCGGCCTGCTGCATCTGCTGTTACAGCATACGTCGGCGTCGTTAACCTTAAATGAGAACTGTGACCCGACGGTGCGCAGCGATATGGAGCAGCATTTCATGCGGCACGTGCCGGAAAATGCACCCTATCAGCACGACTATGAAGGACGCGATGACATGCCCGCGCACATCAAATCCTCGACCTTAGGCGTGTCGTTACTCTTACCGGTTCAGCGCGGCCGTCTGGTGCTGGGCACCTGGCAGGGTATCTGGCTGGGCGAGCATCGCATTGATGGCGGTGCCAGGCGAATTGTCGCGACGTTACAGGGGGAATCGTCATGA
- a CDS encoding aromatic amino acid transaminase codes for MFQNVDAYAGDPILSLMEAFKQDPREHKVNLSIGLYYNEQNIIPQLKAVAAAEEQIYAEPHQASLYLPMEGLNSYRSAIAPLLFGADHPMLQAGRIASIQTLGGSGALKVGADFLKRYFPQSAVWVSDPTWENHIAIFNGAGFEVNTYPWYDAETHGVRFDAFISTLKTLPARSIVLLHPCCHNPTGADLTDAQWDETIEVLKAQQLIPFLDIAYQGFGAGMQQDAYALRAVAAAGLPALVSNSFSKIFSLYGERVGGLSIVCDSAEESARVLGQLKATVRRNYSSPPNFGAQVVARVLNDEALKASWLAEVEAMRLRILAMRESLVEVLRTALPGKNFDYLLKQRGMFSYTGLSAQQVDRLRNEFGIYLVGSGRMCVAGLNSKNVHQVAEAFAAVM; via the coding sequence GTGTTTCAAAACGTTGATGCCTATGCTGGCGATCCGATTCTGTCGTTGATGGAAGCTTTCAAACAAGACCCGCGCGAACACAAAGTTAACCTGAGTATCGGGCTCTATTACAACGAACAGAACATCATCCCGCAGCTGAAGGCCGTGGCGGCTGCCGAAGAGCAGATCTATGCTGAGCCGCATCAGGCATCGCTCTACCTGCCAATGGAAGGGCTGAACAGCTACCGGAGCGCGATTGCACCGCTGCTGTTCGGAGCAGATCATCCGATGTTGCAGGCGGGCCGTATCGCCTCGATTCAGACGCTGGGCGGTTCGGGCGCGCTGAAAGTGGGCGCCGATTTCCTGAAGCGCTATTTCCCGCAGTCCGCCGTCTGGGTCAGCGATCCGACCTGGGAAAACCACATCGCGATCTTCAACGGTGCCGGTTTTGAGGTGAACACTTACCCCTGGTATGACGCAGAAACCCACGGTGTGCGCTTTGATGCCTTCATCAGCACCCTGAAAACCCTGCCAGCCCGCAGCATCGTTCTGTTGCACCCCTGCTGCCATAACCCGACCGGCGCCGACCTGACAGACGCGCAGTGGGATGAAACCATTGAGGTGCTGAAAGCGCAGCAGCTGATTCCTTTCCTGGACATCGCCTATCAGGGCTTTGGTGCCGGTATGCAGCAGGATGCTTATGCGCTGCGCGCCGTCGCGGCGGCCGGTCTGCCTGCGCTGGTGAGTAACTCGTTCTCGAAGATCTTCTCACTTTACGGTGAGCGCGTGGGCGGTCTCTCTATCGTCTGCGACAGCGCCGAAGAGTCAGCGCGCGTGCTGGGCCAGCTCAAAGCGACCGTTCGTCGTAACTACTCCAGCCCGCCGAACTTTGGTGCGCAGGTTGTGGCGCGTGTCCTCAACGATGAGGCACTGAAAGCGAGCTGGCTGGCGGAAGTGGAAGCGATGCGCCTGCGTATCCTCGCGATGCGTGAGTCATTGGTCGAGGTGCTGCGCACCGCGCTGCCGGGCAAAAACTTTGACTACCTGCTGAAGCAGCGCGGCATGTTCAGCTACACCGGCCTGAGCGCGCAGCAGGTCGATCGCCTGCGCAACGAATTTGGCATCTACCTGGTGGGCAGCGGCCGTATGTGCGTCGCCGGTCTTAACAGCAAAAATGTGCATCAGGTGGCAGAGGCCTTCGCCGCCGTCATGTAA
- a CDS encoding YitT family protein, which yields MDNIAEPARVPHSRIEDALAMVLGTLMVSFGVIMLKQAGALTGSTAGIAFLISYLSPLSFGGAFFLINIPFYWLAVKRMGWEFTLKTFCAVGLVSLFSQLHPLFVHFSDLNPFYATLFGNVIMGIGFIVLFRHKASLGGINILALWLQDRFGIRAGKLQMAVDTCVVLASLFVVSGPILLASIAGAVILNLIIAMNHRPGRYRV from the coding sequence ATGGATAACATCGCAGAACCCGCCCGCGTCCCGCATTCGCGCATCGAAGATGCGCTGGCGATGGTGCTGGGCACCCTGATGGTCTCGTTCGGCGTCATTATGCTGAAACAGGCCGGGGCGCTGACCGGCAGCACCGCCGGTATCGCCTTTCTGATCAGTTACCTCTCGCCGCTGTCGTTTGGCGGCGCCTTCTTCCTGATCAACATCCCTTTTTACTGGCTGGCCGTAAAACGCATGGGCTGGGAATTCACCCTGAAAACCTTCTGCGCCGTCGGTCTGGTGTCGCTGTTTTCCCAGCTGCATCCGCTGTTCGTCCACTTTTCCGATCTCAATCCCTTCTATGCGACACTGTTCGGTAACGTCATCATGGGAATCGGGTTTATAGTGTTGTTTCGTCATAAAGCGAGCCTGGGCGGCATCAACATTCTGGCGCTGTGGCTTCAGGACCGCTTTGGGATCCGCGCGGGAAAACTGCAAATGGCGGTGGATACCTGCGTCGTGCTGGCGTCCCTGTTTGTGGTGAGTGGCCCGATTCTGCTCGCCTCGATTGCGGGGGCGGTGATCCTGAATCTGATTATTGCAATGAACCACCGTCCGGGACGCTACCGGGTTTAA
- a CDS encoding Lrp/AsnC family transcriptional regulator, with product MTHVDDYDLKILTLLQSNGRLTNQELSDLVGLSASQCSRRRINLEQANLILGYHARLSPDAIGLGMVGLIEVRLINHTAEYVESFHRMVEQEQAIVDAYKTTGDADYLLKVAVADLNALSALISQLVAGHQSVSHVKTSVVLGRMKENGLMMMPESRTR from the coding sequence ATGACTCACGTAGACGATTACGACCTTAAAATCCTGACCTTATTACAATCTAACGGCCGTCTGACCAATCAGGAACTGAGCGATCTGGTCGGCCTCTCGGCCTCACAATGCTCCCGCCGCCGTATCAATCTGGAACAGGCTAATCTGATCCTGGGCTATCACGCCCGGCTGTCACCCGATGCCATCGGGCTGGGCATGGTGGGACTGATTGAGGTGCGCCTGATTAACCATACGGCGGAGTATGTCGAGAGTTTTCACCGCATGGTGGAGCAGGAGCAGGCGATCGTCGATGCCTATAAAACTACCGGCGATGCGGACTATCTGCTCAAGGTCGCCGTGGCCGATCTCAACGCCCTGAGTGCCCTGATCAGTCAGTTAGTCGCGGGTCATCAGAGCGTATCCCATGTGAAAACCTCGGTGGTGCTGGGCCGTATGAAAGAGAACGGGCTGATGATGATGCCGGAAAGCAGAACGCGCTAA
- the dnaB gene encoding replicative DNA helicase, with protein MAGNKPTNKSNETQDRQLAGVKMPPHSLEAEQSVLGGLMLDNERWDNVSERVVANDFFNRSHRLIFSEMQRLLENSKPIDLITLSESLETRGELEMAGGFAYLAELAKNTPSAANIGAYADIVRERAVVREMISVANQIADAGYDPQGRNSEELLDFAESNVFKIAEARADKDAGPKNIEQILESTVSRIESLYQTPHDGVTGVDTGYQDLNKKTAGLQGSDLIIVAARPSMGKTTFAMNLCENAAMLQEKPVLIFSLEMPSEQIMMRMLASLSRVDQTRIRTGQLDDEDWARISGTMGILLEKKNMYIDDSSGLTPTEVRSRARRIYRENGGLSLIMIDYLQLMRVPSLSDNRTLEIAEISRSLKALAKELNVPVVALSQLNRSLEQRADKRPVNSDLRESGSIEQDADLIMFIYRDEVYHENSDLKGIAEIILGKQRNGPIGTVRLTFNGQWSRFDNYAGPQYDDE; from the coding sequence ATGGCAGGAAATAAACCCACCAACAAATCGAACGAAACGCAGGATCGCCAGCTCGCAGGCGTGAAAATGCCCCCGCATTCGCTGGAAGCGGAGCAGTCTGTGCTGGGTGGGTTGATGCTGGATAACGAGCGCTGGGATAACGTCTCTGAGCGCGTCGTCGCGAATGATTTTTTCAACCGTTCGCATCGGCTGATTTTTTCAGAGATGCAGCGGCTGCTGGAAAACAGCAAACCCATCGACCTGATTACGCTCTCTGAATCGCTGGAAACCCGTGGCGAACTGGAGATGGCGGGCGGCTTCGCCTATCTGGCTGAGCTGGCAAAAAACACCCCGAGTGCGGCGAACATCGGTGCCTATGCCGATATCGTGCGCGAACGTGCGGTAGTGCGTGAGATGATCTCCGTCGCCAACCAGATCGCGGATGCGGGTTACGATCCGCAGGGGCGCAACAGCGAGGAGCTGCTCGACTTTGCGGAGTCGAACGTCTTTAAGATCGCGGAAGCGCGCGCAGATAAAGATGCGGGCCCGAAAAATATCGAGCAGATCCTGGAATCGACCGTTTCCCGAATCGAGTCGCTCTATCAGACGCCCCACGACGGTGTCACCGGCGTCGATACGGGGTATCAGGATCTGAATAAAAAGACGGCGGGTCTGCAGGGATCTGACCTGATTATTGTCGCGGCCCGTCCGTCGATGGGTAAAACCACCTTTGCGATGAACCTGTGCGAAAACGCCGCCATGCTGCAGGAAAAACCGGTGCTGATCTTCAGCCTGGAGATGCCCAGCGAGCAGATCATGATGCGTATGCTGGCGTCACTTTCCCGCGTCGATCAAACCCGCATCCGAACCGGCCAGCTCGATGATGAGGACTGGGCGCGCATCTCCGGCACCATGGGTATCCTGCTGGAGAAGAAGAACATGTATATCGATGACTCTTCCGGCCTGACGCCCACCGAAGTGCGCTCCCGCGCCCGGCGCATCTACCGTGAAAACGGCGGATTAAGCCTGATTATGATCGACTACCTGCAGCTGATGCGCGTGCCGTCGCTGTCGGACAACCGTACGCTGGAAATTGCGGAGATCTCCCGCTCGCTGAAGGCGCTGGCGAAAGAGCTGAACGTGCCGGTTGTGGCGCTGTCGCAGCTTAACCGCTCACTGGAACAGCGCGCCGATAAGCGGCCGGTGAACTCGGATCTGCGTGAATCGGGCTCGATCGAGCAGGATGCGGATTTGATCATGTTTATCTATCGCGATGAGGTCTATCACGAAAACAGCGATCTCAAAGGGATCGCCGAGATCATCCTGGGTAAACAGCGTAACGGCCCGATCGGTACGGTGCGCCTGACCTTTAACGGTCAGTGGTCCCGCTTTGATAACTATGCAGGCCCGCAATACGACGACGAATAA
- a CDS encoding quinone oxidoreductase: MAKRIQFSAHGGPDVLEWTDFSPAEPADHEVQVTHRAIGINYIDTYVRSGLYPVAAFPSGLGTEAAGVVSRVGRGVTLFRPGDRVVYCLASMGAYSEVHNVAEDRLMHLPEAISFEQGAASYLKGLTTQYLLRQTHKISAGETFLFHAAAGGVGLIACQWAKALGAHLIGTVGSAEKAALAKQAGAWATINYREEDIAQRVSELTDGKKVGVVYDSVGRDTWEASLDSLRRHGLLVSFGNASGPVTGVDLGILNKKGSLFVTRPSLFGYITNRQELETASAELFSLLASGAIQVEVPAQQKFALKEASRAHQMLESRATQGSCLLIP, translated from the coding sequence ATGGCAAAGCGTATTCAGTTCAGTGCGCACGGCGGACCGGACGTTTTAGAGTGGACAGATTTTTCACCTGCTGAGCCAGCGGATCATGAAGTTCAGGTAACGCATCGCGCAATCGGCATCAACTACATCGATACCTATGTTCGCAGCGGCCTCTATCCGGTGGCCGCCTTTCCCTCTGGCCTGGGAACGGAAGCCGCGGGCGTGGTATCACGGGTCGGCCGCGGCGTTACCCTGTTCAGGCCCGGCGACCGCGTGGTCTATTGCCTGGCGTCCATGGGTGCCTACAGCGAAGTGCACAACGTGGCGGAAGATCGCCTGATGCATCTGCCGGAGGCGATCAGTTTTGAACAGGGCGCGGCCAGCTATCTGAAAGGGCTGACCACGCAGTATCTGCTGCGCCAGACCCATAAAATCAGCGCCGGCGAAACCTTCCTGTTTCATGCGGCCGCAGGCGGCGTCGGCCTGATCGCCTGTCAGTGGGCCAAAGCGCTGGGCGCGCACCTGATCGGCACGGTGGGTTCCGCAGAGAAAGCCGCGCTGGCGAAACAGGCCGGTGCCTGGGCGACCATTAACTATCGCGAAGAGGACATTGCGCAGCGCGTCAGCGAACTGACCGACGGAAAAAAAGTGGGCGTGGTCTACGACTCGGTCGGCCGGGATACCTGGGAAGCGTCGCTGGATTCGCTGCGTCGTCATGGCCTGCTGGTGAGTTTTGGCAACGCCTCCGGGCCGGTGACCGGCGTTGATCTCGGCATCCTCAATAAGAAAGGGTCGCTGTTTGTGACCCGCCCTTCGCTGTTTGGCTACATCACCAACCGTCAGGAGCTGGAAACTGCCAGCGCCGAGCTCTTTTCGCTGCTGGCCAGCGGCGCGATTCAGGTGGAGGTTCCCGCGCAGCAGAAGTTTGCGCTTAAAGAGGCCAGCAGAGCGCATCAGATGCTGGAGAGCCGCGCCACGCAGGGCTCCTGTCTGTTAATCCCGTAA
- the pspG gene encoding envelope stress response protein PspG, whose protein sequence is MEILFVLGFFLMLLLTGVSLLGVLAALGVATLVMVVGGLFALVIKVLPWLVLAVIAVWLHRAFSGDSDARARRRLRRKINRLDRKGWR, encoded by the coding sequence GTGGAAATTTTATTTGTATTGGGGTTTTTCCTGATGCTGTTGCTGACCGGCGTTTCGCTGCTGGGCGTGCTGGCGGCACTGGGGGTGGCAACCCTGGTGATGGTTGTCGGGGGGCTGTTCGCACTTGTTATTAAAGTGTTACCGTGGCTGGTGCTGGCGGTGATCGCCGTCTGGCTGCATCGGGCATTTTCTGGCGACAGTGACGCACGAGCCCGCCGCAGGCTGCGTCGTAAGATCAACAGGTTAGACCGGAAAGGCTGGCGCTAA